A portion of the Drosophila innubila isolate TH190305 chromosome 3L unlocalized genomic scaffold, UK_Dinn_1.0 0_D_3L, whole genome shotgun sequence genome contains these proteins:
- the LOC117786481 gene encoding protein lin-9 homolog: MSKTNESQRLLRSQKADKEDDELFVKLPKFSKRARGKSTLDNQEEESVASAKELVPREAHDRLYKFLKQPNSHRWIWCEFVDSFIDQATQDSGFDVKWYLRSVYPRLEDNQLLPLRCWQLLRRDMGKARRFSPAFIESEKRELNRSRNMVRMLQQRKVDIEQFGMPLDVMPKIIPLPLAVDTKVISLLRAPLELLYKGRVVGYEPKDCSYLIKFDIAGKHIVLSMADSLLHVVHECKTISLASIIQEANETPVSSAADTDTTDTDKESKPLLDAVLQLQKLLVLKRKTVQDMAVMNEELEASGPQASNRREIKLTPQREKLQRRYAANMITLHRVNADILESLRVAHNHLSECEKDAQQCQSTPRKKIYEKCRLLAELDLKASPGLPNLKLQATRDLILRLQTLLYVCAEMRHGKDQDLDEVLEDYVANMMSNLPTQLHDDFQSVVAMLQPLREQIVVMHKIETDRCQQLLQIQQSETTTLVVTEEAEVDMCF, from the coding sequence ATGTCCAAGACAAACGAGTCTCAGCGATTGCTCCGATCCCAGAAAGCCGACAAGGAGGATGACGAACTGTTTGTCAAGCTGCCAAAGTTTAGCAAGCGTGCCCGTGGCAAGAGCACATTGGATAACCAGGAGGAGGAGAGCGTTGCCAGTGCGAAGGAGCTGGTGCCGAGAGAGGCTCACGACAGACTCTACAAGTTCTTGAAGCAGCCAAACAGTCATCGGTGGATCTGGTGTGAGTTTGTCGACTCCTTCATTGATCAGGCTACCCAAGATAGTGGCTTCGACGTCAAGTGGTATCTGCGGAGCGTCTATCCCAGGTTGGAGGACAATCAATTGCTGCCCCTGCGATGCTGGCAGCTGCTGCGCCGGGACATGGGCAAAGCACGTCGCTTCTCTCCGGCTTTCATAGAGAGCGAGAAGCGGGAACTGAACCGCAGTCGCAACATGGTGCGAATGCTGCAGCAGCGCAAAGTAGACATAGAACAGTTTGGCATGCCGTTGGATGTGATGCCAAAGATCATACCGTTGCCACTTGCTGTGGACACCAAGGTGATCAGTCTGCTGAGAGCCCCCTTGGAGCTGCTCTACAAGGGACGTGTCGTTGGCTACGAGCCCAAGGATTGCAGTTACTTGATTAAGTTCGACATTGCGGGCAAACACATTGTGCTCAGCATGGCCGACTCTCTGCTCCATGTGGTGCACGAGTGCAAGACCATCTCACTGGCCAGCATCATTCAGGAGGCCAATGAGACGCCGGTATCTTCTGCAGCAGATACTGATACTACTGATACTGATAAGGAATCCAAGCCACTGCTCGATGctgtgttgcagctgcaaaagCTATTGGTCCTGAAGCGCAAAACCGTCCAGGACATGGCTGTGATGAACGAGGAGCTGGAGGCAAGTGGACCACAAGCGTCCAACCGGCGAGAGATCAAACTGACGCCGCAGCGAGAGAAGCTGCAGCGTCGCTACGCCGCCAATATGATAACACTGCATCGGGTCAACGCCGACATTCTGGAGTCGCTGCGTGTGGCACACAATCATCTGAGTGAGTGCGAGAAGGATGCCCAGCAGTGCCAGAGCACGCCACGCAAGAAGATCTACGAGAAGTGCCGCCTCCTAGCTGAACTGGACTTGAAGGCGTCACCTGGCCTGCCCAATCTCAAGTTGCAAGCCACACGCGACCTAATCCTTCGACTGCAAACCTTACTTTATGTGTGCGCCGAAATGAGACATGGCAAGGACCAAGATTTGGATGAGGTATTGGAGGACTATGTGGCCAACATGATGTCCAATTTGCCAACACAACTGCATGACGACTTCCAGTCCGTCGTCGCAATGTTGCAGCCACTTCGCGAGCAAATTGTGGTCATGCACAAGATTGAAACGGATCGCTGCCAGCAGCTACTTCAAATACAACAGTCGGAAACAACGACTCTTGTGGTCACCGAAGAGGCCGAAGTCGACATGTGTTTCTAG
- the LOC117786478 gene encoding serine/threonine-protein kinase RIO1 yields the protein MTDAHKYSDPEEDEDELKNSEWLNDFKSLTVKHNIFKDIKLNEKEASDDLGQKVIEEVDADEDPASDYADEYEDDDYDLGDGYDAYEEAYSGFNKPNAQSQLTTAGGNSAGSGSGGAGGGTQRVSSYQPNEKLLRRYSARINVEKYDPNANMSAQAANRLVSFDRRQETERVRVRDKHDRATAEQVMDPRTRMILFKLLNRGLIQEINGCISTGKEANVYHAVSKNGTEEFAIKIYKTSILVFKDRDKYVSGEFRFRHGYCKHNPRKMVRTWAEKEMRNYLRMRNAGIPVPEPILLRSHVLVMRFCGHDGWPSPKLKDVEISTSKARELYRDCVVIMWRMYNQCRLVHADLSEFNILFQDGQLVIIDVSQSVEHDHPHAFDFLRKDCTNISEFFRKKSVATMTVKELFDFITDQTITEQNMEECLECISERIKDRDFDAITAQEKIDEAVWQNTYIPKRLDEVPHFERDVAKAKQGVQQNLVYAKITGLTSGLDVQKQPDILDTTQRSGESGSESDESEDDDDTTKFKNSARPRDESPESKKARKKAVKEAKAEQRKVKVKKHVKKRKEKIGSMKK from the exons ATGACCGATGCACACAAATACAGCGACCCAGAGGAGGATGAAGATGAGCTGAAAAAC TCAGAGTGGCTGAATGATTTTAAATCGCTGACGGTGAAGCACAATATATTCAAAGACATTAAACTGAATGAGAAGGAAGCCAGCGATGACCTTGGTCAGAAGGTAATTGAAGAAGTCGACGCTGACGAGGATCCAGCTTCGGATTATGCAGATGAATATGAAGACGACGATTATGATCTTGGAGATGGCTACGATGCATACGAGGAAGCCTACAGTGGCTTTAACAAGCCCAACGCACAGTCGCAATTAACGACTGCGGGTGGCAACAGTGCAGGCAGCGGCTctggaggagcaggaggagggaCGCAGCGTGTGAGCAGCTACCAGCCAAATGAGAAGCTGCTGCGTCGCTATTCAGCCCGCATAAATGTTGAGAAGTACGATCCAAATGCCAATATGAGTGCTCAGGCGGCCAATCGACTCGTCAGCTTCGATCGGCGACAGGAGACTGAGCGAGTGCGAGTTCGGGATAAGCACGATCGCGCTACGGCAGAGCAGGTGATGGATCCACGCACCCGTATGATACTCTTCAAGCTGTTGAACCGCGGCCTTATCCAGGAAATCAACGGATGCATTTCCACAGGCAAGGAGGCGAACGTCTATCATGCCGTGTCCAAGAATGGCACTGAGGAGTTTGCCATCAAAATCTACAAGACATCCATTCTGGTGTTCAAGGATCGTGATAAGTATGTGTCTGGCGAGTTTCGCTTCCGTCACGGCTATTGCAAGCATAATCCTCGTAAGATGGTACGCACCTGGGCCGAAAAGGAGATGCGAAACTATTTGCGCATGCGTAACGCAGGCATTCCCGTCCCGGAGCCCATTCTATTGCGTTCCCATGTGCTGGTCATGCGTTTCTGTGGCCACGACGGCTGGCCATCGCCGAAGCTAAAGGATGTCGAGATAAGCACGTCGAAGGCAAGGGAATTGTACCGCGATTGTGTAGTTATCATGTGGCGCATGTATAACCAATGCCGACTCGTGCATGCCGATCTCTCCGAGTTCAATATTCTCTTCCAGGATGGCCAGCTGGTCATCATCGATGTCAGCCAGTCTGTCGAGCATGATCATCCGCATGCATTTGACTTCCTGCGCAAGGATTGCACAAACATATCTGAGTTCTTCCGCAAAAAGTCAGTGGCCACGATGACCGTCAAGGAGCTGTTTGATTTCATAACGGACCAAACGATCACCGAGCAGAATATGGAGGAGTGCTTGGAGTGCATTTCTGAGCGTATCAAGGATCGCGATTTCGATGCAATCACAGCGCAAGAGAAGATCGACGAGGCTGTTTGGCAGAACACATACATTCCCAAACGTTTAGACGAG GTGCCTCACTTTGAGCGTGATGTAGCGAAAGCTAAGCAAGGTGTCCAACAAAATCTTGTCTATGCTAAGATCACAGGTCTAACGTCGGGACTTGATGTCCAAAAACAGCCAGACATCCTGGACACAACACAAAGAAGCGGAGAGAGTGGGAGCGAAAGTGACGAATCTGAGGATGATGACGACACGACAAAGTTTAAAAACTCGGCTCGACCCCGGGATGAGTCGCCGGAAAGTAAAAAGGCACGCAAGAAAGCGGTAAAGGAAGCCAAGGCGGAACAGCGAAAGGTGAAAGTGAAGAAACATGTGAAAAAGCGCAAGGAGAAAATCGGCAGCATGAAAAAGTAG
- the LOC117786486 gene encoding DNA-directed RNA polymerase III subunit RPC8 gives MFVLAELKDNVRIGPDQFNLKLVDAVRDEIDRKLANKVLLNVGLCIALKEIVSLKDSIILPGDGASHTEVLFRYVVFRPMVGTVLTGKIRNCSRDGVHVTLGFFDDILIPHAALQHPSRFDEAEQAWVWEYPLEDGAKHDLFMDVGEPIKFRVSREIFEETSPIGPPKAEGQVSQNASTSAAAAATAASQEVKAPYKIIGAINESGLGVLSWWDQQVKEDDLDDEDGEDNTEYDNDEDGEGACEE, from the exons atgtttgtgCTGGCGGAACTTAAAGATAACGTTCGCATTGGACCAGACCAATTTAACTTGAAGCTTGTCGATGCGGTGCGCGATGAAATAGACCGAAAATTAGCAAATAAG GTGCTGCTTAATGTTGGCCTGTGCATAGCCCTCAAGGAGATTGTCTCGCTGAAGGACTCAATTATTTTGCCCGGCGATGGAGCCTCTCACACGGAAGTTCTGTTTCGCTATGTGGTGTTCCGGCCCATGGTTGGCACCGTTTTGACGGGTAAAATACGTAACTGCAGCCGTGACGGAGTGCACGTCACATTAGGCTTCTTCGATGACATACTTATACCACATGCGGCACTGCAGCATCCGTCACGCTTTGACGAGGCGGAACAGGCGTGGGTATGGGAATACCCGTTGGAGGATGGAGCCAAGCATGATCTCTTTATGGATGTGGGAGAGCCGATCAAGTTCCGTGTGTCCCGCGAAATATTCGAAGAGACATCGCCGATAGGGCCACCCAAAGCGGAGGGTCAAGTGTCGCAGAATGCCAGCACttcagcagcggcagcggcgacAGCAGCATCGCAGGAAGTGAAGGCGCcctataaaattatt ggAGCTATTAACGAGTCGGGACTGGGGGTACTTTCCTGGTGGGATCAGCAGGTGAAGGAAGATGATTTGGATGACGAAGACGGTGAGGATAATACGGAATATGACAATGATGAGGATGGCGAAGGCGCCTGTGAGGAATAA
- the LOC117786483 gene encoding uncharacterized protein LOC117786483: MSLSFETALDLVATQLNIPSKEHKIFLSDTASLANWINGALKDYKSIFSDSFSNLPETATYMCGNVIDVPAKFNCYLLLDLKFPFYSEFKNDGCIYLHCKNQLRESIISTVHLQNRLRDDLYKLLGNLPIVNCHGRSYQLCYHTTVYPISAHTIIATQLKNANNSRIVFEFLVAIKLEISEYPRPLSVPLPESLPAKRMSYWLALPVTHFDVNFNSLSYLGRSHVWQMANNEQRERWRLVVRLFYMLSIGNGTLSTIGIHALKHTCINLCERYGLDQADRPLSLKLMDMMNTHGSLKLTEVSVAQNSGHIVNFDAHPALSADCAKTDILLSKMRARMNKKSGVDLDKFKLLFGLLKQKLKLKDTK; this comes from the exons ATGTCCTTAAGCTTCGAAACGGCACTTGATTTGGTTGCCACACAACTGAACATTCCTTCGAAGGAGCACAAGATATTTCTCAGTGATACCGCATCGCTGGCCAACTGGATAAATGGGGCTCTAAAGGACTATAAGTCGATATTTTCGGATAGTTTCAGCAATCTGCCAGAAACTG ccacCTATATGTGCGGTAATGTTATAGACGTGCCCGCCAAGTTTAACTGTTATTTGCTGCTGGACCTGAAATTTCCATTCTATTCGGAATTCAAAAACGATGGTTGCATCTATCTGCACTGCAAGAACCAATTGAGGGAATCCATAATATCCACCGTACATCTGCAGAATCGACTTCGCGACGATCTCTACAAGCTGCTGGGAAACCTTCCCATAGTTAATTGCCATGGACGCAGCTACCAGCTATGCTACCACACCACCGTGTATCCCATCAGCGCCCACACTATTATCGCCACCCAACTGAAGAATGCCAACAATTCACGGATCGTATTTGAGTTTCTGGTTGCCATAAAATTGGAAATCTCCGAATATCCGAGACCGTTAAGCGTGCCACTACCAGAGTCATTGCCGGCTAAGCGAATGAGCTACTGGTTGGCACTTCCCGTAACCCACTTCGATGTTAACTTCAACTCGCTTAGCTACTTGGGAAGAAGTCATGTCTGGCAGATGGCCAACAACGAGCAGCGTGAACGCTGGCGTCTCGTCGTGCGTCTCTTTTACATGCTGAGCATTGGCAATGGGACGCTGAGCACCATTGGAATTCATGCTCTTAAGCACACTTGTATTAATCTCTGCGAGAGATACGGCCTAGATCAGGCAGATCGACCACTAAGTCTGAAACTAATGGAC ATGATGAATACTCATGGCTCTTTAAAGCTTACAGAAGTATCTGTTGCCCAGAATAGTGGACACATTGTAAACTTTGATGCTCATCCCGCTCTTTCTGCGGACTGCGCCAAAACCGATATATTGCTCTCAAAGATGAGGGCTAGAATGAACAAAAAATCAGGAGTTGATCTGGATAAGTTTAAGCTTCTCTTTGGTCttttgaaacaaaaactgAAGTTAAAAGACACCAAATGA
- the LOC117786488 gene encoding hepatoma-derived growth factor-like, giving the protein MSLTKANPLKKGDFVFAKMKGYPAWPGRILQSVGGMHNVFFYGTCNTAMVADKHISPYELWKRNLVDPKKLQQKEFKRAMMHAELMIANPTEDRAYYYFLAKVPKDYTQADVIDLDRGDEYDMDDNDNDNDVNNCD; this is encoded by the coding sequence atgagtttaacaaaagcaaatccACTAAAGAAGGGCGACTTTGTATTTGCAAAGATGAAGGGATATCCAGCGTGGCCGGGACGAATCCTCCAGTCAGTTGGCGGAATGCACAACGTGTTTTTCTACGGAACCTGCAACACGGCAATGGTTGCTGACAAACATATTTCCCCATACGAATTGTGGAAACGCAATTTGGTAGATCCAAAGAAGCTGCAACAAAAAGAGTTTAAACGTGCGATGATGCATGCGGAGTTAATGATAGCGAATCCTACAGAAGATAGGGCATACTACTACTTTCTGGCCAAGGTACCTAAGGATTACACTCAGGCAGACGTCATTGACTTGGATCGAGGCGATGAATATGATATGGATGATAAcgacaatgataatgatgtaAATAATTGCGACTAA
- the LOC117786477 gene encoding ATP-binding cassette sub-family G member 1 yields the protein MDTTRGLLTKQSKDVEFQDVFYSVDQRTNFFRVTGQRQILKGVSGSFRNGQLSAIMGPSGAGKSSLLNAISGFRTTGVEGNIRMKRDNACYITQDDHHQTLLTVEELMNLSYDLKLKQRHTKEELITKILKNLNLNHRRNITADKLSGGERKRLSIALELVDNPNIFFLDEPTSGLDEVTAAQCIRLLKELAREGRTIVCTIHQPSATIYNCFDSIYVLAKGQCVYQGSPEATIPFLRLAQLDCPRHYSPSDYIIEVIDAEDGQLVPLLSDLTDNGKLTYPGKQPDLMGTQLEPQQAITTLFVEQPKRQFLPTFFAGSAASTDGTLMGAADALLGQVKAFTQRLHQDRREISGLQQFLVLMRVMLLKIMRARLALAIQLVHHLLCGLFFGLIFFQLGNQGARMFDHLKFCIGAVLMIVYTQVMVPILSYPADVKMVKKETFNRWYTLMPYYLALTISRLPLQVLLNLTFMAVTYWMSGLPEQMWRFCIFVAVGLMVSLVAEGMGLAIGATFSITNGSVVGPMIIAPLMGLAVYGFDFAPQITGGMNLLMKFSYVRVAVVALVLAVFGFQREELDCDEIYCHFSDPRVLLKFLDVDKVSILHQFGILALIMIFFRVIIYISLRKRCYA from the exons atggATACAACGCGCGGCCTTCTGACAAAACAGTCCAAGGATGTGGAATTTCAGGATGTTTTTTATTCAGTCGATCAGCGCACAAATTTTT tTCGCGTAACCGGACAACGGCAAATTTTGAAAGGCGTAAGCGGCAGTTTCCGTAATGGACAACTCTCGGCTATTATGGGCCCCTCGGGGGCAGGAAAAAGCAGTTTGCTGAATGCGATTTCGGGTTTCag aACAACCGGCGTGGAGGGTAATATTAGAATGAAACGGGACAATGCCTGTTATATAACGCAGGACGATCATCATCAGACACTGCTGACAGTCGAGGAACTTATGAATCTCTCCTATGATCTGAAACTAAAGCAACGCCATACAAAGGAAGAGCTCATCACGAAAATACTCAAAAACCTCAATCTCAATCATCGACGCAACATCACCGCCGACAAATTGAGCGGCGGTGAACGCAAGCGACTCTCGATTGCCCTCGAACTGGTGGACAATCCCAATATCTTCTTTCTCGACGAGCCCACGAGCGGACTGGATGAGGTGACAGCGGCACAGTGCATACGCCTGCTCAAAGAACTGGCCCGCGAGGGCCGCACAATAGTTTGTACCATCCATCAACCCTCGGCGACAATTTACAACTGCTTTGATAGCATATATGTGTTGGCCAAGGGTCAGTGCGTCTACCAGGGCAGCCCCGAAGCGACAATACCCTTCCTGCGACTGGCCCAACTCGATTGCCCACGCCACTACAGCCCCTCGGACTACA TTATTGAAGTAATCGATGCTGAGGATGGACAGTTGGTGCCGCTGCTGAGCGACCTAACGGACAATGGCAAACTGACTTATCCGGGCAAGCAGCCGGATTTGATGGGCACACAGCTGGAACCGCAGCAGGCAATAACGACGCTATTTGTGGAGCAGCCGAAACGTCAGTTTCTGCCCACTTTCTTTGCCGGCAGCGCTGCCTCCACAGATGGCACATTGATGGGTGCAGCAGATGCACTGCTGGGACAGGTGAAGGCCTTCACACAGCGCCTGCATCAGGATCGCCGTGAGATATCCGGACTACAGCAGTTCCTGGTACTGATGCGGGTCATGCTGCTGAAGATAATGCGTGCCCGTCTTGCCTTGGCCATTCAGCTGGTCCATCATTTGCTCTGCGGTCTGTTCTTTGGCCTGATATTCTTTCAGCTGGGCAATCAGGGTGCACGCATGTTTGATCATCTCAAATTCTGCATTGGCGCCGTGCTCATGATCGTCTACACCCAAGTGATGGTGCCCATACTCAGCT ATCCAGCTGATGTCAAGATGGTGAAAAAGGAGACCTTTAATCGCTGGTACACGCTAATGCCTTACTATCTGGCATTGACCATATCTCGATTGCCGCTGCAGGTGCTGCTCAATCTTACGTTTATGGCCGTGACTTACTGGATGTCCGGACTGCCGGAACAAATGTGGCGCTTCTGCATTTTCGTGGCCGTGGGTCTGATGGTCTCCCTCGTGGCCGAGGGCATGGGACTGGCCATTGGCGCTACCTTCAGCATAACA AATGGCAGTGTTGTGGGTCCGATGATCATAGCGCCGCTCATGGGATTAGCAGTATATGGCTTTGATTTTGCGCCCCAGATTACTGGAGGCATGAATCTGTTGATGAAGTTCAGCTATGTGCGTGTCGCCGTGGTGGCCCTGGTGCTGGCCGTCTTTGGCTTCCAGCGCGAGGAGTTGGACTGCGACGAGATCTACTGTCACTTCAGTGATCCACGGGTGCTTCTAAAGTTCCTCGATGTTGACAAGGTCTCCATACTGCATCAGTTCGGCATCTTGGCCCTGATAATGATCTTCTTTCGCGTCATTATTTATATCAGTCTACGCAAGCGCTGTTACGCCTGA